In the genome of Haloarcula sp. CBA1129, one region contains:
- a CDS encoding universal stress protein has product MYDHILVPYDGSDEARRGAEHGIELAAALGATIHALYVIDLPGTPRALALRDDEEEMREEYRNYGEEVLSELGSVAESHGVAYETHFRSGAPSEEIVEFAEDRGMDAIVLGSAFRGKLGNLLGGTTDKVVRTSSVPVISQRMSVNDI; this is encoded by the coding sequence ATGTACGACCATATACTCGTCCCGTATGACGGCAGCGATGAGGCTCGGAGAGGGGCAGAACACGGCATCGAGCTCGCCGCTGCCCTCGGCGCGACAATCCATGCATTGTACGTAATCGATCTACCGGGGACGCCGCGCGCGCTCGCGCTCAGAGACGATGAGGAGGAGATGCGCGAGGAGTACCGGAACTACGGGGAAGAGGTCCTGTCGGAACTGGGCAGCGTCGCCGAGAGCCATGGAGTCGCCTACGAGACGCACTTCCGGTCCGGCGCACCCAGCGAGGAAATTGTCGAGTTCGCCGAGGATAGGGGCATGGACGCTATCGTCTTGGGCTCGGCGTTCCGGGGGAAACTCGGGAACCTGCTCGGCGGGACGACCGATAAGGTAGTCCGGACGTCAAGCGTTCCGGTCATCAGCCAGCGGATGAGCGTCAACGATATTTGA
- the ilvA gene encoding threonine ammonia-lyase, producing MTQTESDTLPVTYADIERARERLDDDTVVKKTPVERSTSLGGFVDAEVHLKMEHLQWTGSFKTRGAYNKISQDVADGVESFVAASAGNHAQGVALAATKCGADSTIFMPENAPQAKIDATRGYGGSVELVGNDFQETMSHAKAIVEETDAEFVHAYDDLDIIAGQGTLGTEMYHDCPDVDTVVVPIGGGGLISGVSTAIKHLSPETRVVGVQATGAETVHESLDKGIPVVLDEVDTIADGIATGGISETTLDIIEANVDEVVTVTDTDIAQAILLLMERAKQVVEGAGAASVAAILSDDLDVSGETVMPLLCGGNLDMTQMREVLIHALTERQQLLQLRVRIDDQPGVMEEISGVIARQGANIHDVRHERSVENLEIGEAYLVFNVETSGAEHAGAIITAIRDAGYPVDNVARKAQNETL from the coding sequence ATGACACAAACCGAATCGGACACGCTGCCTGTCACATACGCGGACATCGAACGCGCCCGCGAACGCTTAGACGACGACACGGTCGTCAAGAAGACCCCGGTCGAACGGAGCACGTCCCTCGGCGGGTTCGTCGACGCCGAGGTACACCTGAAGATGGAGCACCTCCAGTGGACAGGCTCGTTCAAGACCAGAGGCGCGTACAACAAGATCTCACAGGACGTTGCTGACGGCGTGGAGTCGTTCGTTGCTGCCAGCGCCGGTAACCACGCGCAGGGCGTCGCCCTCGCTGCGACAAAATGCGGGGCGGACTCGACGATTTTCATGCCGGAGAACGCGCCACAGGCCAAGATCGATGCCACGAGAGGCTATGGCGGGAGCGTCGAGCTGGTCGGTAACGACTTTCAGGAGACGATGTCACACGCCAAAGCCATCGTCGAGGAGACCGATGCCGAGTTCGTTCACGCTTACGATGATCTGGATATAATTGCCGGACAGGGGACCCTCGGGACGGAGATGTACCACGACTGCCCCGATGTCGACACAGTCGTCGTCCCCATCGGCGGCGGCGGGCTCATCAGCGGTGTCTCGACCGCAATCAAACACCTCTCGCCCGAGACGCGCGTCGTCGGTGTGCAGGCGACCGGCGCGGAGACAGTCCACGAAAGTCTCGACAAGGGGATTCCGGTCGTGCTCGACGAGGTCGACACCATCGCCGACGGTATCGCTACCGGCGGTATCTCGGAGACGACGCTCGACATCATCGAGGCGAACGTCGACGAGGTCGTGACGGTTACCGACACCGACATCGCACAGGCGATTCTCCTGTTGATGGAACGGGCCAAACAGGTCGTGGAAGGTGCCGGGGCCGCCTCCGTGGCTGCCATACTGAGCGACGACCTCGACGTGTCGGGCGAGACGGTGATGCCGCTGCTCTGTGGCGGCAACCTCGACATGACACAGATGCGTGAGGTTCTCATCCACGCACTCACGGAGCGCCAGCAACTCCTCCAGCTTCGGGTCCGTATCGACGACCAGCCGGGTGTGATGGAAGAGATCTCGGGTGTCATCGCCAGACAGGGGGCCAACATCCACGATGTCCGACACGAGCGGTCCGTCGAAAATCTCGAGATCGGAGAGGCGTATCTTGTCTTCAACGTCGAGACAAGCGGTGCCGAGCACGCAGGAGCCATCATCACAGCGATACGCGATGCGGGCTACCCTGTCGACAACGTCGCACGGAAGGCACAAAACGAGACACTGTAA
- a CDS encoding BCCT family transporter codes for MSDTDDQAGEMSDGLQVELFHPESDREPGDTNIQAAGFDIHPVVFPVALVIIALFIAITILLGDTASSAYTWMFNTIGDTFGWFYLLAVNVFIIVLLYFAFSRYGKIRIGGVKAEKEFSDFSWMAMLFSAGMGIGLMFFSVSEPLYYFQNPPSFFGAEAGTGAAASAAMAQTFFHWGFHPWAVYGLVGLGLAFFSFNRGLPLTFRSIFWPLLGDRIYGWPGHVIDLVTVFATLFGLSTSLGLGVAQVNTGLSYVGGDMLGAVNVPTGTWPQVALIAGITLIATLSVAAGLDGGVKRLSTLNLYLMFTLLGFLVIVGPTVYIFGTWTEGLGAYFGNILALGFFTGTLNEAANGTPTAWTVFYWGWWIAWSPFVGMFIARISKGRSVREFILGVLFLPSLFSTLWLSVFGGSAMFNSINGNGQALATYNEVGQTVAMFALLEQFPLGIISGLLATLLVVTFFVTSSDSGSLVIDHLTSGGKHDVPRTQRIFWALTEGLVASILLIGGGLTALQTAAITTGLPFALILCLMCYTVYLGLDNEYQILESEEFAETIQDLSEREDVDVVTAGDEMVTDISDRGDDTATGTD; via the coding sequence ATGTCAGACACTGACGACCAAGCCGGAGAAATGTCGGATGGGCTGCAGGTCGAACTGTTCCATCCGGAATCCGACCGGGAGCCCGGTGATACGAACATTCAGGCGGCGGGATTCGACATCCATCCGGTGGTCTTCCCAGTCGCGCTGGTGATTATTGCGCTGTTCATTGCGATCACGATACTGTTGGGTGACACGGCCTCCTCAGCGTACACATGGATGTTCAACACTATCGGGGACACTTTCGGCTGGTTCTACCTGCTGGCGGTGAACGTGTTCATCATCGTCTTGCTGTACTTCGCGTTCAGCAGGTACGGCAAAATCAGAATCGGCGGGGTCAAAGCCGAGAAAGAGTTCAGTGACTTCTCGTGGATGGCAATGCTGTTCAGCGCCGGCATGGGCATCGGGCTCATGTTCTTCAGCGTCTCGGAACCACTGTACTACTTCCAGAACCCACCCAGCTTCTTCGGAGCCGAGGCCGGAACCGGTGCGGCGGCGTCCGCTGCGATGGCACAGACGTTCTTCCACTGGGGCTTCCACCCGTGGGCGGTGTACGGTCTTGTGGGACTCGGTCTCGCGTTCTTCTCGTTCAACCGCGGGCTCCCGCTGACCTTCCGGTCGATATTCTGGCCCCTGTTGGGTGATCGGATCTACGGCTGGCCCGGTCACGTCATCGACCTCGTGACGGTGTTCGCGACGCTGTTCGGACTGTCAACCTCGCTGGGGCTCGGTGTTGCACAGGTCAACACAGGCCTCTCATACGTCGGTGGTGATATGCTCGGCGCGGTGAATGTTCCGACGGGAACATGGCCGCAGGTCGCGCTCATCGCTGGGATCACGCTCATTGCAACTCTCTCTGTTGCGGCGGGGCTCGACGGCGGTGTCAAGCGTCTGAGTACGCTCAACCTCTATCTGATGTTCACACTGCTCGGGTTCCTCGTTATCGTCGGCCCGACGGTGTACATCTTCGGGACGTGGACCGAAGGGCTCGGCGCGTACTTCGGTAACATCCTTGCGCTCGGGTTCTTTACCGGCACGCTCAACGAAGCGGCCAACGGGACGCCAACCGCTTGGACTGTGTTCTACTGGGGCTGGTGGATCGCGTGGTCGCCGTTCGTGGGGATGTTCATCGCGCGTATTTCGAAGGGCCGGTCCGTCCGGGAGTTCATCCTAGGTGTTCTGTTCCTTCCGTCGCTGTTCTCGACGCTCTGGTTGTCGGTGTTCGGCGGTAGCGCCATGTTCAACTCGATAAATGGGAACGGACAGGCGCTCGCGACCTACAACGAGGTTGGCCAGACCGTCGCGATGTTCGCGCTGCTGGAGCAGTTCCCGCTGGGAATCATCAGCGGGCTGCTCGCAACCCTGCTGGTTGTCACGTTCTTCGTCACGTCGTCAGACTCCGGTTCACTGGTCATCGACCACCTGACTTCGGGCGGTAAGCACGACGTCCCGCGAACGCAGCGGATCTTCTGGGCTCTTACCGAAGGCCTCGTCGCGTCCATCCTGCTAATCGGTGGGGGCCTGACGGCGCTCCAGACGGCCGCTATCACCACAGGACTACCGTTCGCGCTCATCCTGTGCCTGATGTGCTATACGGTGTATCTGGGGCTCGACAACGAGTATCAGATACTCGAGTCTGAGGAGTTCGCAGAAACCATTCAGGACCTCTCCGAACGGGAGGACGTAGACGTCGTGACCGCTGGCGACGAGATGGTGACGGACATCTCCGACCGCGGTGACGACACGGCGACGGGTACCGACTGA
- the folP gene encoding dihydropteroate synthase, giving the protein MKYHESADYLQSLQRRRPKLGTDTTARMLAHLGDPDDSFDSVQIAGSNGKGSTARMTESVLRAAGLDVGLFTSPGLNGFREQITVNGGRIPKERVTEFVEQIEPCIDQLAAEDDKPTHFEVLTALALSHFDVEDVDVAVLEVGIGGRYDATSAVAPVASAVTSISLEHTDLLGDTIEEIARDKAQVAPRDAPLVTGAAGAALDAIEESTDTVTVGGESADITAVENGMRSAVENRISLTGPDWALESNLKLLGQHQAENAGIAATLARQLTDVDTETVSEGLRAATLPGRFEIRSTDPMVVLDGSHNPGAMETLTTLIERYEYDDLHVVFAAMRDKEYEQMIETLPAIETAFATRPGLDRAASTKSLAAAFEGQAARVQQVESVPEATERAIAAADADDFVLVAGSLYAVAEARDRWSRLVVPKENLQQTATGETVRAGSEPEIREKVVSVTLRRDQAGVVTQVFEDCGGTCARSSAGMPEKLVDMTLSGTLRQFHRLTDRLASAGLGLGRLATQLEATLSDRSFPPPFDSEAAAVMGILNVTPDSFYDGGEYDRRDLAISHAEQMIESGADIVDIGGESTRPGADPVAVETEIDRVVPVIEAVSSLGTTVSVDTRKAAVADAALDAGADIVNDVSGLSDPEMRFVVSDHDASIILMHSLSAPVDPGRSVTYDDVVEDVLRDLTEQILLAEQAGIDREQVIVDPGCGFGKNAAESFELVDRLHEFHALDGPVLVGHSRKSMFADVSDASADRLPPTLATTTMAAERGADAVRVHDVPENYAVLKTVSATASRPSQLRQQ; this is encoded by the coding sequence ATGAAGTACCACGAGTCGGCGGACTACCTGCAGTCGCTACAGCGTCGTCGGCCCAAGTTGGGGACCGATACGACGGCGCGAATGCTCGCGCACCTCGGGGACCCGGACGACAGCTTCGACAGCGTACAGATCGCCGGGTCGAACGGAAAGGGCAGCACTGCCCGCATGACCGAGAGTGTGCTCAGAGCCGCAGGACTGGACGTTGGTCTGTTCACCTCGCCGGGGTTGAACGGCTTCCGGGAGCAAATCACGGTCAACGGCGGACGGATACCGAAAGAGCGGGTCACGGAGTTCGTCGAGCAGATCGAGCCCTGTATCGACCAGCTAGCCGCTGAAGACGACAAGCCGACGCATTTTGAGGTACTCACCGCGCTTGCGCTCTCTCATTTTGATGTCGAGGATGTCGATGTGGCAGTTCTAGAAGTCGGTATCGGTGGCCGGTACGACGCTACAAGTGCAGTTGCCCCCGTTGCAAGCGCGGTCACGAGCATCAGTTTAGAACACACCGACCTGCTCGGCGACACAATCGAAGAAATCGCTCGCGACAAAGCACAGGTCGCACCCCGAGACGCCCCGCTCGTGACGGGGGCAGCCGGCGCTGCCCTCGATGCGATCGAAGAGAGTACCGACACCGTCACCGTCGGCGGCGAGTCAGCCGACATAACTGCCGTGGAGAACGGCATGCGCTCGGCCGTCGAGAACCGCATCTCACTCACGGGGCCGGACTGGGCGCTCGAATCGAATCTCAAATTACTCGGACAGCATCAGGCCGAAAACGCCGGCATCGCCGCGACGCTGGCCCGACAACTCACCGACGTTGACACGGAGACCGTATCGGAAGGGCTGCGGGCCGCGACCTTGCCGGGCCGGTTCGAAATTCGGTCGACCGACCCGATGGTAGTCCTTGACGGATCCCACAACCCCGGTGCGATGGAGACGCTGACAACACTTATCGAGCGGTACGAGTACGACGACCTCCACGTAGTCTTCGCCGCGATGCGGGACAAGGAGTACGAGCAGATGATCGAGACTCTTCCGGCCATCGAGACGGCGTTCGCCACGCGACCGGGGCTCGACCGAGCGGCGAGCACCAAGTCGCTCGCTGCGGCGTTCGAGGGGCAGGCAGCCCGGGTACAGCAGGTCGAGTCCGTCCCCGAGGCCACCGAACGTGCAATAGCGGCCGCCGACGCGGACGACTTCGTGCTCGTGGCCGGGTCGCTCTACGCAGTCGCCGAGGCCCGGGACCGCTGGAGTCGGCTGGTCGTTCCAAAGGAGAACCTGCAACAGACGGCGACGGGAGAGACTGTCAGAGCCGGAAGTGAACCGGAGATCCGAGAGAAGGTAGTATCGGTCACGCTGCGACGTGATCAGGCGGGCGTGGTAACACAGGTGTTCGAGGACTGCGGCGGCACCTGTGCCCGGTCCTCCGCCGGGATGCCGGAGAAGCTCGTCGACATGACGCTGTCGGGAACGCTGCGGCAGTTTCACAGGCTCACCGACCGGCTGGCTTCGGCGGGCTTGGGGCTCGGTCGACTCGCCACGCAGCTCGAAGCCACGCTGTCCGACAGGTCGTTTCCGCCGCCGTTCGATAGTGAAGCGGCGGCCGTGATGGGTATTCTCAACGTCACGCCCGACAGTTTCTACGACGGCGGCGAGTACGACCGTCGCGACCTTGCGATCAGCCACGCAGAACAGATGATCGAATCCGGGGCGGATATCGTCGACATCGGCGGCGAAAGCACGCGTCCCGGAGCAGACCCGGTGGCCGTCGAAACAGAGATTGACCGCGTAGTGCCCGTTATCGAGGCCGTGTCCTCGCTCGGCACGACTGTCTCCGTAGATACCCGAAAGGCCGCCGTCGCTGACGCGGCGCTGGACGCCGGGGCCGACATTGTCAACGACGTGTCGGGACTATCGGACCCGGAGATGCGGTTCGTGGTTTCCGACCACGACGCATCTATTATCCTGATGCACAGCCTTTCAGCCCCGGTGGACCCGGGCCGGTCGGTGACTTACGACGATGTCGTTGAGGACGTGCTTCGGGACCTCACGGAGCAGATACTGCTCGCCGAGCAAGCCGGTATCGACCGCGAGCAGGTTATCGTCGACCCCGGCTGTGGTTTCGGGAAGAACGCTGCCGAATCGTTCGAACTCGTCGACCGGCTCCATGAGTTCCACGCGCTTGACGGTCCGGTGCTGGTCGGACACTCCCGGAAGTCGATGTTCGCCGACGTGAGCGACGCAAGTGCGGACAGGCTGCCGCCGACACTGGCCACGACAACGATGGCCGCTGAACGCGGGGCTGACGCCGTCAGAGTCCACGACGTCCCCGAGAACTACGCCGTGCTCAAGACGGTCTCGGCGACGGCGTCTCGACCATCACAGCTTCGACAACAGTGA
- a CDS encoding FAD-dependent oxidoreductase, which produces MSTETPPSRADTVVIGAGAVGCSVAYHLTELGAEDVAVIDQGPLPVTGGSSVHAPGIMFQTSPSKIQTKTAYYTSRLLSDAGVYDEVGGIEVARSEERMDYLRRRVEWATSYGLPEPQLLSPEEVTEHLPMVDEDEILGGYYSPTDGRVDGIGALQWYMENSTASFYGNTEVTDLAVSGGEINGVETDQGRIDCERAVIATNNWGYQTGQLAGLDLPIAPVEHQYVVTEPMEELADAESSVGDNTTGLDVPGDRSIAEYMSEGPHQPVGRDQDHSLYFRTHGDALGMGSYNHETLSVDPEAMGKNTEERQASVRGFTKEHWETPTHRGRDKSAKQAFDELLPATQDVEYEATENGIFVFTPDGMPAVGETAQVDGLWTGLAIWWTHSGGYGRILAEWMENGVPRLPSGPVDTGGIHVRRFEPHAGKKDYFVDRGAKRYEQVYSIVEPRWQPDDHRKLRTSPFYHQQKELGAEFYQSGGWETPQYYESNADLVEKYEDRIPDQDGWQGINRSKIEAAEHLHTREKVSMFDMTTFSSIMVEGEGSQAFLQRVCSNDMDIETGQVRYSLLLNDGGGILADITVVKLDDEEFMVTTGGGNSPGIHGGHLEDEAPETVSVHIEEGAKSTIGLWGPNARLLLQRCTDADVTNEGFPYFSAKQMYVGDVPVIALRVSYVGELGWELWAPTEYGQRLWETLRDAGDDLSLRPMGGGALSSMRLEKGYRLWGTDIDTDSNPFEAGLPFAVDMDTEFIGKDTLETAREEGIDSKITPLTLDNSTDIMLSGRPVLKDGEAIGYVQAGNYGYSIGESIAYTYVPTEHAEAGTSVQIQCEGETYDATVRDEPLFDPARERIIK; this is translated from the coding sequence ATGAGCACAGAGACTCCCCCGTCTCGGGCGGATACAGTCGTTATCGGTGCCGGGGCCGTCGGGTGTAGCGTCGCGTATCATCTGACCGAACTCGGCGCGGAGGATGTCGCGGTCATCGATCAGGGCCCGCTGCCCGTCACTGGCGGGTCGTCGGTCCACGCTCCCGGGATAATGTTCCAAACGTCGCCGTCCAAGATACAGACGAAGACAGCCTACTACACGAGTCGACTCCTTTCTGATGCCGGCGTCTACGACGAGGTCGGTGGCATCGAGGTTGCCCGGAGCGAAGAGCGGATGGACTACCTCCGTCGACGCGTCGAATGGGCGACTTCCTACGGGCTCCCGGAACCCCAACTGCTTTCGCCCGAAGAGGTCACCGAGCACCTCCCGATGGTCGACGAAGACGAGATTCTGGGCGGCTACTACTCGCCAACTGACGGGCGCGTCGACGGTATCGGCGCGCTCCAGTGGTACATGGAGAACTCCACGGCGTCGTTCTACGGGAACACAGAGGTCACGGATCTGGCTGTTTCCGGGGGAGAAATCAACGGCGTCGAGACGGATCAGGGCCGCATCGACTGCGAGCGAGCCGTCATCGCGACGAACAACTGGGGCTACCAGACGGGCCAGCTGGCCGGGCTCGATCTCCCAATTGCCCCGGTAGAGCACCAGTACGTCGTCACCGAACCGATGGAGGAGCTCGCCGACGCTGAATCCTCGGTTGGTGACAACACGACCGGGCTAGACGTACCCGGAGACCGTTCTATCGCGGAGTACATGAGCGAAGGGCCACACCAGCCCGTCGGCCGCGACCAAGACCACTCGCTGTACTTCCGGACCCACGGCGACGCGCTCGGGATGGGATCGTACAACCACGAGACGCTTTCGGTCGACCCCGAAGCGATGGGGAAAAACACCGAGGAGCGTCAGGCCTCAGTCAGAGGGTTCACGAAAGAGCACTGGGAGACGCCGACTCACCGCGGGCGGGACAAGTCCGCGAAGCAGGCCTTCGACGAACTCCTGCCGGCGACACAGGACGTGGAGTACGAGGCCACGGAGAACGGCATCTTCGTCTTCACGCCCGACGGGATGCCGGCCGTCGGCGAGACGGCGCAGGTCGACGGCCTCTGGACCGGGCTGGCTATCTGGTGGACCCACTCCGGCGGCTATGGCCGCATCCTCGCCGAGTGGATGGAGAACGGCGTCCCCCGACTGCCCTCGGGCCCAGTCGACACCGGCGGCATTCACGTCCGGCGGTTCGAACCGCACGCAGGCAAGAAAGACTACTTCGTCGACCGCGGGGCCAAGCGCTACGAGCAGGTCTACAGCATCGTCGAGCCGCGCTGGCAGCCCGACGACCACCGGAAACTCCGGACGAGCCCGTTCTATCACCAGCAGAAAGAACTCGGCGCGGAGTTCTACCAGAGCGGCGGTTGGGAGACGCCACAGTACTACGAATCTAACGCCGACTTGGTCGAAAAGTACGAAGACCGGATTCCCGACCAAGACGGCTGGCAGGGAATCAATCGCTCGAAAATCGAGGCTGCCGAACATCTCCACACCCGCGAGAAAGTGTCGATGTTCGACATGACGACGTTCAGCTCGATTATGGTCGAGGGCGAGGGGAGTCAGGCGTTCCTCCAGCGGGTCTGTAGCAACGACATGGACATCGAAACCGGGCAGGTCCGCTACTCGCTGCTGTTGAACGACGGTGGCGGCATTCTCGCGGACATCACTGTCGTCAAGCTCGACGACGAGGAGTTCATGGTCACGACCGGTGGCGGCAACTCACCGGGAATCCACGGCGGCCACCTCGAAGACGAGGCTCCGGAGACGGTGTCGGTCCACATCGAGGAAGGCGCGAAGTCGACAATCGGGCTCTGGGGGCCCAATGCCCGCCTCCTCCTCCAGCGCTGCACCGATGCGGACGTGACAAACGAAGGATTCCCGTACTTCAGTGCCAAGCAGATGTACGTCGGCGACGTGCCGGTCATCGCGCTCCGGGTCTCGTACGTGGGCGAACTCGGCTGGGAGCTGTGGGCGCCGACCGAGTACGGTCAGCGGCTCTGGGAGACGCTGCGGGACGCCGGCGACGACCTCAGCCTCCGACCGATGGGCGGCGGCGCGCTCAGTTCCATGCGATTGGAGAAAGGCTACCGCCTCTGGGGGACGGACATCGACACAGACTCGAACCCCTTCGAGGCCGGGCTGCCTTTCGCCGTCGATATGGATACTGAATTTATCGGCAAGGACACGCTGGAGACAGCCCGCGAGGAGGGCATCGACAGCAAAATCACGCCGCTGACCCTTGATAACTCGACGGACATCATGCTGAGCGGGCGGCCGGTGCTGAAAGACGGCGAGGCTATCGGCTACGTGCAGGCCGGGAACTACGGCTACAGTATCGGCGAATCAATCGCGTACACGTACGTTCCGACCGAACACGCCGAAGCCGGCACCTCGGTCCAGATACAGTGTGAGGGCGAGACCTACGATGCGACGGTGCGCGACGAGCCGCTGTTCGATCCGGCCCGGGAGCGTATCATCAAATGA
- a CDS encoding FAD-dependent oxidoreductase, with the protein MEPTDSLPTKADTVIVGAGIVGCNIAYQLTELGREDVVVVDQGPMPTTGGSSTHAPGIMFQTAEPKVLSQFADYSRRLYSDLEGADGHQAYNETGGIEVARSEERMDFLQRRVEYAKAWGIEDPQLLSPEEVTEHLPLVDADQIKGGYYSPTDGQVSGVVACDALAREAMDRGAKFVPHTRTEDVETENGSVRAVITENGSIECNEVVVATNIWARQLGEKLDVNLPVTPVEHQYTMTESLEELADSAVDITDHPLFENYENVSGEKAKRLLVGPDRPILRDQDNAMYYRNHGDSYGIGSYNHEPIVPDPQELGGNDPDGEQGSVHDFTDYHMDNATHPDRPDKAPRQASDELLPATAGKELEHKYNGMFAESPNGLPVMGPVQEYDGLWTAAAIWVTHAGGAGKALAEWMENGSPRLPSGPIDLAHCDVNRFDEHEGSWDFARDIGGEEYRIVYNIMHPKWVWTDKQRDIRRTPMYHTHKEYDAELWAEAGWEAPHWFESNADLLAEYGDRIPDREGWEAKYWSPIEGAEALNVRENVGLHDMTAFNKMEVIGSDAGEFIQYLCTNDMDIDVGDVKYTLMCNEAGGVRADITVTRTDEDRYLLLTTGREVGNNHVAWVREQSPDDVVVNDVTSSLAAMVCTGPNARKVLSKVTDVDLSDDAFPFFTSQQFFVKNIPVTALRVSYAGELGWEFYTPSEYGERLWEHIMEAGEEYGIRPYGNGALDSLRIEKGFRLWGKDLHTEHNPYEAGLGWAVDLETDFIGKEAVAAAADGDNIDHKVACLTLDDEEAVVLDNKPVLDGDETIGYLHSAEYGYTEGACVAYTYLPPEYAEPGTSVEIRYEGERYDATVQEEPLV; encoded by the coding sequence ATGGAGCCTACCGATAGCTTGCCGACCAAGGCCGACACCGTGATCGTCGGCGCTGGAATCGTCGGCTGCAACATCGCCTACCAGCTGACAGAGCTCGGTCGTGAAGATGTGGTCGTAGTTGATCAGGGGCCGATGCCCACCACCGGTGGATCGTCGACGCACGCCCCTGGAATCATGTTCCAGACCGCGGAACCGAAGGTCCTCAGCCAGTTCGCGGACTACAGCCGGCGGCTGTACTCGGATCTTGAAGGGGCCGATGGACATCAAGCATACAACGAAACAGGTGGCATCGAAGTCGCACGTAGCGAGGAGCGCATGGACTTCCTCCAGCGACGCGTCGAGTACGCCAAGGCATGGGGGATAGAGGACCCCCAGCTGCTCTCGCCCGAGGAAGTGACTGAACACCTCCCGCTTGTCGACGCCGACCAGATCAAGGGCGGCTACTACTCCCCGACGGACGGGCAGGTCTCCGGTGTCGTCGCGTGTGACGCGCTGGCCCGTGAAGCGATGGACCGGGGCGCGAAGTTCGTCCCGCACACGAGAACGGAAGACGTCGAAACCGAAAACGGCTCGGTACGGGCCGTTATCACGGAGAACGGCAGTATCGAGTGTAACGAGGTCGTCGTCGCGACGAACATCTGGGCCCGGCAACTCGGCGAGAAACTCGACGTAAACCTGCCAGTGACGCCGGTCGAGCACCAGTACACGATGACGGAGTCGCTTGAGGAACTGGCAGACAGTGCGGTCGACATCACCGACCACCCGCTGTTCGAGAACTACGAGAACGTCTCCGGGGAGAAAGCAAAGCGGCTGCTCGTCGGCCCGGACCGGCCGATTCTGCGCGATCAGGACAACGCGATGTACTACCGGAACCACGGGGATTCCTACGGTATCGGCTCGTACAACCACGAGCCAATCGTGCCCGACCCGCAGGAACTGGGCGGGAACGACCCGGACGGCGAGCAGGGGTCGGTCCACGACTTTACTGACTACCACATGGACAACGCGACCCATCCGGACCGGCCGGACAAGGCCCCGCGTCAGGCCAGCGACGAACTCCTCCCGGCAACGGCCGGCAAGGAGCTCGAACACAAGTACAACGGGATGTTCGCTGAATCACCCAACGGCCTTCCCGTGATGGGTCCTGTACAGGAGTACGACGGCCTCTGGACGGCGGCGGCCATCTGGGTCACTCACGCCGGCGGTGCCGGCAAAGCGCTCGCTGAGTGGATGGAGAACGGTAGTCCACGGCTCCCGTCCGGCCCGATTGATCTCGCCCACTGTGACGTGAACCGGTTCGACGAGCACGAGGGGAGCTGGGACTTCGCCCGGGACATCGGGGGCGAGGAGTACCGCATCGTCTACAACATCATGCACCCGAAATGGGTCTGGACCGACAAACAGCGGGACATCCGCCGGACCCCGATGTACCACACCCACAAGGAGTACGACGCCGAACTGTGGGCAGAGGCCGGCTGGGAAGCGCCACACTGGTTCGAATCGAATGCTGACCTGCTGGCGGAGTACGGCGACCGGATTCCCGACCGAGAGGGCTGGGAGGCGAAGTACTGGTCGCCGATCGAAGGTGCCGAGGCGCTGAACGTCCGCGAGAACGTGGGCCTCCACGACATGACCGCCTTCAACAAGATGGAAGTCATCGGGAGCGATGCTGGCGAGTTCATCCAGTACCTCTGTACGAACGACATGGACATCGACGTGGGCGACGTGAAGTACACGCTGATGTGCAACGAAGCCGGCGGGGTCCGGGCGGACATCACGGTCACGCGAACCGACGAGGACCGCTACCTCCTGCTGACGACCGGCCGTGAGGTCGGGAACAACCACGTCGCGTGGGTGCGCGAGCAGTCCCCAGACGACGTGGTCGTCAACGACGTGACCTCAAGTCTGGCGGCGATGGTCTGTACCGGGCCGAACGCCCGGAAAGTCCTGTCGAAGGTCACCGATGTCGACCTCTCGGACGACGCCTTCCCGTTCTTCACGAGCCAGCAGTTCTTCGTGAAGAACATTCCCGTGACCGCGCTGCGTGTCTCGTATGCGGGCGAACTCGGTTGGGAGTTCTACACGCCCTCGGAGTACGGCGAGCGCCTCTGGGAGCACATCATGGAGGCCGGCGAGGAGTACGGCATCCGCCCGTACGGCAACGGCGCGCTCGACTCGCTCCGAATCGAGAAAGGGTTCCGCCTCTGGGGGAAGGACCTCCACACGGAGCACAACCCCTACGAGGCCGGCCTGGGCTGGGCCGTCGACCTCGAAACCGACTTCATCGGCAAGGAGGCGGTCGCGGCGGCCGCCGACGGCGACAACATCGACCACAAGGTCGCCTGCCTGACCCTTGACGACGAGGAGGCTGTTGTGCTCGACAACAAGCCAGTCCTCGACGGCGACGAAACCATCGGCTATCTCCACAGCGCCGAGTACGGCTACACCGAAGGCGCGTGCGTCGCCTACACGTATCTGCCACCCGAGTACGCCGAACCCGGCACAAGCGTCGAAATCCGCTACGAGGGAGAGCGGTACGACGCGACTGTCCAAGAGGAGCCGCTCGTCTGA